The Halomonas sp. KG2 genome contains a region encoding:
- a CDS encoding potassium channel family protein, producing the protein MTSAPSRLGGLRVTIGLLVAILLHNLTYPLSGAEGVWPALFYLFYGSIFVVATFLLLADRRLRALAVVSGAAVIVAGLANSYTPGAYTTLAVYLTSIAYHLVIGVVLALYIFRATEMMSDVLVAAASIYLVIGSGFTAIFSLIEWIAPGSFVVSSGVPISWQQLFYYSYVTLTTVGYGDITPQGFYAQSFAIFEAMIGVLYTVILLSRLVGLQTSTQPK; encoded by the coding sequence ATGACTAGTGCTCCCTCTCGGCTTGGCGGTTTGCGGGTAACAATTGGCCTTTTAGTGGCAATTTTGTTGCACAATTTGACCTATCCATTATCGGGTGCGGAGGGTGTTTGGCCTGCGCTGTTTTATCTTTTTTATGGCTCTATCTTCGTCGTAGCGACCTTCTTGCTGTTGGCTGACCGCCGCTTGCGCGCGCTGGCGGTTGTCAGTGGAGCGGCTGTGATCGTGGCTGGACTGGCGAACTCCTATACTCCCGGTGCTTATACCACTCTGGCGGTTTATCTCACCTCCATCGCCTACCATCTTGTCATCGGCGTAGTGCTGGCACTTTATATCTTCCGCGCGACAGAGATGATGTCCGATGTGCTAGTGGCTGCCGCTTCGATATATCTGGTGATTGGATCAGGCTTTACTGCAATTTTTTCGCTAATTGAGTGGATCGCGCCAGGCTCTTTTGTAGTGTCGTCAGGGGTACCGATCAGCTGGCAGCAACTGTTTTATTATAGTTATGTCACGCTAACAACAGTGGGCTACGGTGATATTACCCCGCAAGGGTTCTACGCCCAGTCGTTTGCGATCTTCGAGGCAATGATTGGCGTGCTATATACGGTGATCCTGCTGTCGCGCCTGGTGGGCCTTCAGACGAGCACACAGCCAAAATAG
- a CDS encoding metalloregulator ArsR/SmtB family transcription factor, with protein sequence MGKAASLNALQVFKCLSDETRLMLVLLIAQEQSLCVCEMTYALEESQPKVSRHLAQLRQCGLLFDQREGQWVYYRLSPQLPGWAQDIIHAGAEGSAVRLNTLIQRLVKMGDRPTRRAALC encoded by the coding sequence GTGGGAAAAGCTGCCAGCCTGAATGCATTGCAGGTGTTCAAGTGCCTAAGTGATGAGACGCGGTTAATGCTGGTGCTCTTGATCGCCCAAGAGCAATCGCTGTGCGTGTGTGAAATGACCTATGCGCTAGAGGAGTCGCAGCCTAAAGTGTCGCGTCATTTGGCCCAGTTGCGTCAGTGTGGCTTGCTATTCGATCAGCGAGAGGGGCAGTGGGTTTATTATCGTTTGTCGCCTCAACTACCTGGATGGGCGCAAGATATTATTCATGCAGGCGCTGAAGGCAGTGCGGTGCGGTTGAATACGCTTATTCAGCGATTAGTTAAGATGGGTGATCGGCCGACGCGGCGGGCAGCGCTATGCTGA
- a CDS encoding low temperature requirement protein A, giving the protein MKATIFHNLAPKAALRNIGPGETPRVTNVELFFDLVYVFAIIQLSHFLLAHDNWVGALEAVTLFAAAWWAWNYTSWATNWLDPDHASGRVLMIVLMACALLMAIAIPHAFSSRAGLFVGAYVAMALIRAGYMSIVFRGEQMGRNYAQLCAWSAISGVFWIAGVVFPSARLELWIIAVVIDYSAPYAGFWLPGKGATPMDSWPLRGLHLLERNQQVFIIALGESILLLGGLLVSQSLGAGVIAAAAIGFLLIITLWWIYFVHLAEAGEHSFEHAADHTRLARAGLAYAHGVMVCGAIVVAVAIELIVAHPHDAIHAPTALFAFAGPTIFLVGSAMFHRTMASKLPVCYLLAGVALAAWAWLVLTMHLNGLWLGGGVLVVMITLAATAHREGAAV; this is encoded by the coding sequence ATGAAAGCAACAATTTTTCACAATCTCGCGCCAAAGGCTGCGTTGCGCAATATTGGTCCGGGCGAAACTCCGCGTGTGACCAATGTTGAGCTGTTCTTCGACCTGGTCTATGTATTTGCAATTATTCAGCTTTCGCATTTCCTATTAGCCCACGACAATTGGGTAGGCGCGCTTGAGGCCGTTACGCTTTTTGCGGCGGCGTGGTGGGCGTGGAATTACACGTCATGGGCGACCAACTGGCTTGACCCGGATCATGCCAGTGGGCGCGTTCTGATGATTGTGCTCATGGCTTGCGCACTGCTAATGGCGATTGCGATCCCGCATGCTTTCTCCTCTCGTGCAGGCCTTTTCGTGGGTGCTTATGTTGCCATGGCGCTGATACGCGCGGGCTATATGTCCATCGTTTTTCGTGGCGAACAGATGGGGCGAAACTATGCACAGCTTTGCGCATGGAGTGCGATCTCGGGCGTGTTCTGGATTGCTGGCGTTGTGTTTCCAAGCGCTAGATTAGAGTTGTGGATCATCGCTGTAGTCATCGACTATTCCGCGCCCTATGCTGGTTTTTGGTTACCTGGTAAAGGAGCCACGCCAATGGATAGCTGGCCTTTGCGCGGCCTGCATCTTTTGGAGCGTAACCAGCAAGTCTTCATTATTGCGCTTGGTGAATCCATCCTGCTTTTGGGAGGCTTGCTCGTTAGTCAATCTTTGGGGGCGGGTGTCATCGCTGCTGCGGCTATCGGCTTTTTATTGATTATTACACTATGGTGGATCTATTTCGTGCATCTTGCTGAAGCAGGCGAGCACAGCTTTGAACATGCGGCTGATCATACGCGGCTGGCTCGGGCGGGCCTGGCCTATGCCCATGGAGTGATGGTCTGCGGTGCTATTGTGGTGGCTGTCGCTATCGAGCTGATTGTTGCCCATCCGCATGATGCCATTCATGCCCCAACGGCGTTGTTCGCTTTCGCTGGTCCAACGATCTTTTTGGTGGGATCGGCAATGTTTCATCGCACCATGGCCTCGAAACTGCCCGTCTGCTATCTGCTTGCCGGGGTAGCTCTTGCGGCTTGGGCCTGGCTGGTATTAACAATGCATCTTAATGGCCTGTGGTTAGGAGGCGGGGTGTTGGTCGTGATGATCACCCTGGCAGCAACCGCTCATCGCGAAGGGGCGGCAGTATGA
- a CDS encoding 7-cyano-7-deazaguanine synthase encodes MRQALLLASGGLDSTTVAYQLVSADVDVTPIFFDYGQHCVDVEWSRVNEVLPSSMRPPERFDISSIFRGSSSRLIREADLWTEEVKDDDLYIPYRTMIFFAAAAARAQTVGILDVYTGFINSNHAKEIDCTAEFMDSLDGLTSSIGPVRFHSPFRYWSKAEVASTAAELGVPIGRTYSCQAAANFPCGACPNCVERLNALKEAKLV; translated from the coding sequence ATGAGACAGGCACTTTTACTAGCCTCAGGTGGGTTGGATTCAACAACTGTTGCATACCAGCTTGTTTCTGCAGATGTAGATGTCACACCAATTTTTTTCGATTATGGACAGCATTGTGTAGACGTTGAATGGAGTCGGGTGAACGAAGTTCTGCCCTCTAGCATGCGGCCACCTGAGCGCTTTGACATATCGAGCATCTTCCGGGGGTCGTCGTCGCGACTGATTCGTGAAGCAGATCTTTGGACTGAAGAAGTCAAAGATGACGACTTGTACATTCCCTACAGAACAATGATATTCTTCGCCGCCGCCGCGGCTCGCGCGCAAACCGTTGGAATATTGGATGTTTATACAGGTTTTATAAATAGTAATCATGCTAAAGAAATTGACTGTACTGCTGAGTTTATGGATAGCCTCGACGGACTTACTTCAAGCATCGGCCCCGTTCGTTTTCATTCACCGTTTCGGTATTGGTCAAAGGCTGAAGTAGCCAGTACTGCTGCTGAACTTGGTGTACCTATTGGACGCACATATTCATGCCAAGCAGCCGCAAATTTTCCTTGCGGTGCCTGTCCAAATTGTGTGGAGCGCCTGAACGCATTGAAAGAGGCAAAATTAGTATGA
- a CDS encoding DUF3110 domain-containing protein, with protein MNQPATTSQQSDRASSEGQTMETAQPEAQAPAKGGKVPGRTFNYFSPPDIVGITSEEELSLSLEKQQKSYNTRRRKLTETCSELDRLKKTLSALEQQEKEADGQWKLSFVKGFGKQSKTVRDKIKQKAQSKLEAEQIREMIALLEPQAQWLKMHTYLARKYLVEVRGRLLELTAHNRLISALDELSQNTDCMAQLAEVVPNLLDRIATDTCNDHGLMATLGIDAGMQKGQAYFAVLSRDDTVQLSHEITKRQKAALGELFLSRIPINKKKMTIPGTEVPERLAFEDYDDGGYYSPIRFPRELKELEAQMGYVPTMEELDSDDTAA; from the coding sequence ATGAACCAGCCAGCAACTACATCTCAACAGTCCGACCGTGCCAGCAGCGAGGGCCAGACCATGGAAACAGCACAACCGGAAGCACAAGCACCCGCTAAAGGGGGAAAAGTCCCTGGACGCACATTTAACTATTTTTCGCCGCCTGACATTGTTGGAATAACCTCAGAAGAAGAGTTGAGTCTGAGCCTCGAAAAGCAACAAAAAAGCTACAATACGCGACGCCGAAAATTAACAGAAACATGCAGCGAGCTTGACCGACTCAAAAAAACGCTAAGTGCCTTGGAGCAGCAGGAAAAAGAGGCAGATGGGCAGTGGAAGCTTAGTTTTGTAAAAGGGTTCGGGAAGCAGAGCAAAACTGTACGTGACAAGATCAAACAGAAAGCTCAATCAAAGCTTGAGGCAGAGCAAATCCGAGAAATGATTGCACTGCTAGAGCCACAAGCGCAGTGGCTCAAAATGCATACTTATCTGGCTCGTAAATACCTGGTGGAGGTGCGAGGGCGCTTGCTAGAACTGACGGCACACAATCGACTCATCTCTGCCTTAGATGAACTATCTCAAAACACAGATTGTATGGCTCAGCTAGCGGAGGTAGTTCCTAACCTGCTAGATCGTATCGCCACAGATACCTGTAACGATCATGGCCTGATGGCCACGTTAGGGATTGATGCCGGCATGCAGAAAGGGCAGGCATACTTTGCGGTACTGAGTAGAGACGACACGGTACAGTTGAGCCACGAAATTACTAAGCGTCAAAAGGCAGCGCTTGGAGAGCTGTTCCTAAGCCGTATACCGATCAATAAGAAAAAAATGACCATCCCGGGTACGGAGGTGCCAGAGCGCCTAGCTTTTGAAGACTATGACGATGGTGGTTACTACTCACCTATCCGCTTCCCGCGAGAGTTGAAGGAACTGGAAGCCCAAATGGGCTACGTACCCACCATGGAAGAACTGGATAGCGACGATACCGCCGCCTAG
- a CDS encoding SDR family oxidoreductase: MSNNSIEGKVVLIAGGAKNLGGLLAQEFAKAGAKAVAIHYNSDSAKQAAEQTLASIRAAGAEAVAFQADLTSAAAMEKLFQDTVAAVGRPDIAINTVGMVVKRPMAEVTEEAFDQSCAVNVKAAFFFLKEAGNYVNDHGKICTLVTSLLGAYTPFYAAYEGLKAPVEHFTRAASKELGERGISVTAIGPGPMDTPFFYPAEGEDAVAYHKTAAALSPFSKTGLTDIEDIAPWILFMVSDGWWMTGQTILVNGGYTTK, encoded by the coding sequence ATGTCTAATAATAGTATTGAAGGTAAAGTAGTTCTGATCGCTGGTGGTGCGAAGAACTTAGGTGGCTTGCTCGCGCAAGAATTTGCAAAAGCGGGGGCCAAAGCTGTAGCGATTCACTACAACAGTGATTCTGCTAAGCAGGCTGCTGAGCAAACCCTGGCATCAATTCGGGCGGCAGGAGCCGAGGCGGTCGCATTCCAGGCTGATCTCACTAGTGCGGCAGCCATGGAAAAACTCTTTCAAGATACCGTTGCCGCAGTGGGTAGGCCCGATATTGCCATCAATACCGTTGGTATGGTGGTTAAGCGGCCAATGGCAGAAGTGACCGAAGAGGCTTTTGATCAGTCGTGCGCAGTCAATGTTAAGGCGGCGTTCTTTTTCCTGAAGGAGGCAGGTAACTACGTTAACGATCATGGTAAGATCTGTACCCTAGTGACATCGCTCCTAGGGGCTTACACGCCATTTTATGCGGCTTATGAAGGGTTAAAAGCGCCCGTCGAGCACTTTACTCGGGCGGCATCAAAAGAGCTTGGGGAGCGGGGTATTTCTGTTACTGCGATTGGGCCAGGGCCGATGGATACGCCTTTCTTTTACCCTGCTGAAGGAGAGGATGCGGTTGCCTACCATAAGACAGCTGCAGCACTTTCGCCTTTCTCAAAAACCGGTCTGACTGATATTGAAGACATCGCCCCTTGGATTCTCTTCATGGTATCTGATGGTTGGTGGATGACGGGTCAGACAATACTTGTCAATGGTGGCTATACCACCAAATAA
- a CDS encoding carboxy terminal-processing peptidase, with amino-acid sequence MSLFATFSRSVALAVMLVIASPAALAQLEPTDEQRQAAEEIADSLRYGHYADINFDEQWSAEAFQRYLDILDGQRSYLLNRDIEPYRHLERDMAEALFDGDLDDAFALYNRLSERHTARLEWLLERLDEGLSFEFDSDERLEVDREDAPWATRESELDELWRKRLKNDALTLALTDQNNEQIESNLRQRYEGQLSRLRQSESEDVFGLIMAAASGTIDPHTSYLSPRQSESFDIQMSLSLEGIGALLQADGEYVKVASLVPGGPADRAGVLEPADRIIAVGQEEGGMVNVVGMRLDNVVDLIRGPKGSVVRLDVVPAQAVDMTRSQIVEITRDTVSLEDQAAHSEVINIERDGQPHRIGVIDVPTFYVDFDAWQAGEDEYRSTTRDVAREIESLKKEGIEGIVLDLRNNGGGALQEANSLIGLFIDRGPTVQVRDAQGRIQLYGDTDAGTTYDGPLTVLVNRLSASASEIFAGAIQDYGRGIVVGAPTFGKGTVQTLNDLSHGQIKLTRAKFYRISGDSTQNRGVEPDIIFPSLIDPERIGESSLDNALAWDTVQNVQYRRYGAPENSLAALTSQHQERANENPNFRYLERQSTLARQLREQHTSVSLNREQRQRELEAQEAEQLSLENQRRRALNLPELDEWMDARSDNSQSEGSDADAANEEDKDEDMPVDRAHVLEAAEILLDYAHLQGAQRMAKY; translated from the coding sequence ATGAGCTTGTTTGCAACGTTTTCGCGCTCGGTCGCCCTTGCTGTGATGCTGGTCATTGCCAGCCCAGCAGCGCTGGCGCAACTTGAGCCGACCGACGAACAACGCCAAGCGGCAGAGGAAATAGCGGACTCACTCCGCTATGGGCATTATGCCGATATTAACTTCGACGAGCAGTGGTCAGCGGAAGCTTTCCAACGCTATCTAGACATTCTGGACGGCCAACGCTCCTACCTATTGAACCGCGATATAGAGCCTTACCGCCATTTAGAGCGCGACATGGCTGAAGCACTTTTCGATGGTGATCTTGACGATGCATTTGCACTTTATAATCGTCTCAGCGAACGCCACACTGCCCGCCTAGAGTGGTTGCTAGAACGCCTTGATGAAGGCCTTTCATTCGAATTCGATAGCGACGAGCGCTTAGAAGTCGATCGCGAAGATGCACCATGGGCAACCCGCGAAAGTGAATTAGACGAACTATGGCGTAAACGACTCAAAAACGATGCACTGACGCTTGCTCTAACCGACCAAAATAACGAGCAGATAGAAAGCAATCTACGCCAGCGCTATGAAGGGCAACTATCCCGCTTACGTCAGTCAGAGTCTGAGGACGTCTTTGGGTTAATCATGGCGGCAGCCTCCGGCACTATCGACCCTCACACCAGCTACCTCTCCCCTCGCCAAAGCGAATCGTTTGATATTCAAATGAGCCTTTCACTTGAAGGTATCGGCGCACTACTTCAAGCCGATGGCGAATACGTCAAGGTCGCCAGCCTGGTTCCCGGTGGCCCTGCCGATCGAGCGGGCGTACTTGAGCCCGCCGACCGCATTATCGCCGTGGGCCAAGAAGAAGGCGGCATGGTCAATGTGGTAGGCATGCGCCTGGACAACGTCGTCGACCTGATTCGCGGCCCTAAAGGCTCCGTTGTACGTCTGGACGTGGTGCCTGCCCAAGCAGTGGACATGACCCGCTCTCAAATTGTTGAAATTACTCGCGATACCGTCAGCCTGGAAGATCAGGCAGCGCATAGCGAAGTGATAAACATTGAGCGAGACGGCCAACCTCATCGCATTGGCGTAATTGACGTTCCGACGTTCTACGTCGACTTCGATGCCTGGCAAGCCGGTGAAGATGAGTATCGCAGCACCACCCGCGACGTCGCTCGAGAAATTGAAAGTCTCAAGAAAGAAGGCATTGAAGGTATTGTCCTAGATCTTCGTAACAATGGCGGTGGCGCACTTCAAGAAGCCAACTCCTTGATAGGCCTGTTTATTGACCGAGGCCCCACCGTACAGGTTCGCGATGCTCAAGGCCGCATTCAGCTCTACGGCGACACCGACGCAGGCACGACTTACGACGGGCCACTCACCGTACTGGTTAACCGTCTTTCCGCTTCAGCATCGGAGATTTTTGCTGGCGCTATTCAAGATTATGGCCGTGGCATAGTGGTAGGCGCCCCCACCTTTGGCAAAGGCACTGTGCAAACGCTCAATGATCTTAGTCATGGTCAAATCAAGCTTACCCGTGCCAAGTTTTACCGCATTTCAGGTGATAGCACCCAAAACCGCGGTGTTGAGCCCGACATTATATTCCCCAGCCTGATTGACCCTGAACGCATTGGTGAAAGCAGTCTAGATAATGCTCTTGCTTGGGATACCGTGCAGAACGTTCAGTACCGCCGCTACGGCGCTCCGGAGAACAGCCTCGCTGCCCTGACCTCTCAACACCAAGAACGTGCCAATGAGAATCCTAACTTCCGCTATCTAGAGCGCCAGTCCACTCTGGCTCGCCAGCTACGCGAACAGCACACCAGCGTTAGCCTGAACCGCGAACAGCGTCAACGAGAGCTAGAAGCTCAAGAAGCTGAACAGCTTTCGCTTGAAAACCAACGCCGTCGCGCCTTAAACCTGCCAGAGCTGGATGAGTGGATGGATGCGCGCAGTGATAACTCGCAGTCCGAAGGTAGTGATGCAGACGCTGCCAACGAGGAGGATAAGGATGAAGACATGCCGGTTGATCGCGCCCATGTACTAGAAGCCGCCGAAATCTTACTCGACTACGCCCACCTCCAGGGCGCACAGCGCATGGCGAAATACTGA
- a CDS encoding LysR family transcriptional regulator — protein MDRIRQMQIFIQVMESGNFTRAAETLAIPRSTVSTEIQALEDRLQTQLLFRSTRKVVPTQDGRRFLETAQNIVDAVTTSEQMFLPGNLCLSGRLRVDIPSRIARRLVLPALSDFIAQHPHLTIDISASDRKVDLVADGVDCVLRLGVLLDSDLVCRPLGEVDFVTCASPAYLARHGLPKKLDDLSSHLLINYSPQLPASNATLEFQQGEHLIEIKMRSAITVDGAEAYVAAALSGLGLIQVPAYDVRHLLERGELKEILPDTPPPSIPLSFLFTKRRNLSPKVRVFLLWLESVLERHGVISQSPTQRESIDKSA, from the coding sequence ATGGATCGCATCAGGCAAATGCAAATCTTCATCCAAGTGATGGAGAGTGGAAATTTCACGCGGGCAGCTGAGACACTGGCTATACCGCGCTCTACTGTCTCAACGGAAATCCAAGCATTGGAAGACCGGCTGCAAACGCAGCTTTTGTTCCGCAGCACTCGTAAGGTCGTTCCAACCCAGGATGGTAGGCGGTTTCTTGAAACGGCACAGAATATCGTCGATGCAGTAACTACCTCCGAGCAGATGTTCCTGCCAGGCAATCTATGTCTAAGCGGTCGACTTCGCGTCGACATTCCTAGTCGCATCGCTCGCAGGCTCGTCCTCCCTGCATTATCAGACTTTATAGCCCAGCACCCTCACCTGACGATTGACATAAGTGCAAGCGATAGGAAAGTAGACCTGGTCGCTGATGGCGTCGACTGCGTGCTGCGGCTCGGGGTACTTCTGGACTCAGACCTTGTTTGCCGCCCTCTTGGCGAAGTGGATTTCGTGACCTGTGCCAGCCCCGCTTATTTGGCTCGCCACGGGCTACCAAAGAAGCTTGATGACCTGAGCTCTCATTTACTGATCAACTACTCTCCCCAGCTTCCAGCCTCAAACGCGACGCTGGAATTCCAGCAGGGCGAGCACTTGATAGAAATCAAAATGCGCAGCGCCATTACCGTCGACGGAGCCGAAGCCTATGTCGCGGCGGCTTTATCTGGGCTGGGCTTAATTCAGGTGCCCGCCTATGATGTACGTCATCTTCTTGAAAGAGGTGAACTCAAGGAGATACTGCCTGACACACCGCCACCATCAATCCCACTCTCCTTTCTATTCACCAAACGACGCAACTTATCCCCCAAAGTGCGCGTTTTTTTACTCTGGCTGGAAAGCGTACTTGAGAGGCACGGCGTTATTTCGCAAAGCCCTACACAAAGAGAGAGCATTGACAAGTCAGCATAG
- a CDS encoding DUF927 domain-containing protein, protein MSEQITREQQAHLSLVGKPTAPKIDTLERPSYAVYEGPTMVEGKQYRAGTWYHGIKHTNSDEAGQPFDLWLCAPLYVKAETINSDDGSVGRLLRFKHRGHAIEYVMPMEALAGKGEEVLKALLRQGLEVDYHQRRYVPAYIASHHGLTRILATTTKPGWHERSGAFVLPSRVLGGEDVRYQDSGKGALLFSERGTLEGWKSELAYYCQGNPVLILSVCCALAGPLLSKVGVNGGGVHLVGDSSSGKSLAQALAATVWGDPSRFAASWDMSRGGIEIEASSRNDTVLILDEIKRADPKRVQEMAYAIANGTGKGTMTREREGRPKLYWRVLALSSGERSLSEHAAISGNAAHAGAELRMVDVNAGTRTYRAFDDVHGMSGATFHRKLTTATAHHFGMIGPTFVAHLLKETDPDYFYRRFAEVRDGFNSDGPQAGRVADRFAIIGLAGELATTYGILPWEEGTAANASRQLFREWVARVGDGNAEDRQILSALSDFIAMHGDSRFSNIAAELPNPGIKHRAGYYEIEDRKRLYLFNRASLTEAAAGYGRDRVIRTLETYNVLAKTDSGRRQKNYRLPGGGSTRFFVIDPDKLDGERGGE, encoded by the coding sequence ATGAGCGAGCAAATCACACGCGAACAGCAAGCCCACCTCTCCCTGGTGGGCAAGCCCACGGCGCCCAAGATCGATACCTTAGAGCGCCCCAGCTATGCGGTGTACGAAGGCCCCACCATGGTGGAAGGCAAGCAGTACCGGGCGGGCACGTGGTACCACGGGATCAAGCACACCAACAGCGACGAGGCAGGCCAGCCGTTCGACCTCTGGCTATGCGCGCCGCTGTACGTCAAAGCGGAAACGATCAACAGCGACGATGGCAGCGTTGGCCGCCTGCTGCGCTTCAAGCATCGCGGCCATGCCATTGAGTACGTCATGCCCATGGAAGCCTTGGCAGGCAAAGGGGAGGAGGTGCTGAAAGCCCTGCTACGCCAAGGGCTAGAGGTGGACTACCACCAGCGCCGCTATGTGCCTGCTTACATTGCTAGCCACCACGGCTTAACACGCATTTTGGCCACCACCACCAAGCCAGGGTGGCACGAGCGCAGCGGAGCTTTTGTGCTGCCTAGCCGGGTTTTAGGCGGTGAAGATGTGCGCTATCAGGACAGCGGCAAAGGCGCACTGCTGTTCTCAGAGCGGGGCACCTTGGAAGGCTGGAAAAGCGAGCTGGCTTACTACTGCCAGGGCAACCCGGTACTGATCCTATCCGTTTGCTGCGCACTTGCTGGCCCGTTGCTTTCAAAAGTAGGCGTCAATGGTGGCGGCGTGCATCTGGTGGGCGACTCCTCAAGTGGTAAATCACTCGCCCAGGCACTCGCCGCCACGGTATGGGGCGACCCCAGCCGCTTTGCCGCCTCTTGGGATATGTCGCGAGGCGGTATCGAGATTGAGGCATCGTCACGCAATGACACGGTGTTGATTCTGGACGAGATCAAACGCGCCGACCCCAAGCGGGTACAAGAAATGGCCTACGCCATCGCTAACGGCACGGGTAAGGGCACCATGACCCGTGAGCGGGAAGGGCGGCCCAAACTCTATTGGCGTGTTTTGGCGCTTTCCAGTGGTGAACGCTCGCTGTCTGAACATGCGGCCATTTCTGGCAATGCTGCCCATGCCGGGGCAGAACTACGCATGGTGGACGTCAACGCGGGTACGCGTACCTACCGTGCCTTTGACGATGTACACGGCATGAGCGGAGCCACCTTCCACAGAAAGCTGACCACGGCCACAGCGCACCACTTTGGCATGATTGGCCCAACCTTTGTGGCGCATTTACTCAAAGAAACCGACCCCGATTACTTTTATCGGCGGTTCGCTGAGGTACGCGACGGATTCAACTCTGATGGCCCCCAGGCGGGCAGGGTGGCGGATCGCTTCGCCATCATTGGACTAGCAGGAGAGCTGGCGACCACCTACGGGATTTTGCCGTGGGAAGAAGGGACCGCAGCTAATGCAAGCCGTCAGCTATTCCGCGAGTGGGTCGCCAGGGTAGGTGACGGGAACGCGGAAGATCGGCAAATACTTAGCGCGCTATCGGACTTCATCGCTATGCACGGTGATAGCCGCTTTTCCAACATCGCAGCTGAGCTGCCTAATCCAGGCATCAAGCACCGTGCGGGTTACTACGAGATAGAGGACAGAAAACGCCTGTATCTGTTCAACCGTGCCTCGCTGACCGAGGCCGCGGCAGGTTATGGCCGTGACCGCGTGATACGCACCCTAGAAACCTACAACGTGCTCGCTAAAACCGACAGTGGCCGCCGCCAGAAAAACTACCGCCTGCCAGGAGGAGGGAGCACGCGCTTTTTCGTCATTGATCCCGACAAGCTGGACGGTGAGCGAGGGGGCGAATGA
- a CDS encoding nucleoside 2-deoxyribosyltransferase — protein MANSDQALLVVGELVVDYTLSQNGAMCKLRLGGICHAARGLWASKIEYSVAAFCPRYLIDEAKSYLFEFGCKEFIWLGDVVGAPNVILIGDVAEVSHQGYEDLMRDTKVVNFHNTLPKLDTYQKVVVFPGKFDINTLASLFTENTQFSIDIAYDVEDLSSLKALRGRLEAIIISTSSSLFMRLGAGNVEELLDEVNTLSPKVFLLKENRGGSRLFYMRDGGFEEIPAKLSQTVNSVGVGDVYSSVMVGLSYKGWSEAAWRGSQAATVYSQTTFPDDIKRDIQRGFLLSVEMLQALGGTVLPWHDRQTYSIYLAGPDFSYVSKPELDHAIDSLTYHNFKVRRPILENGELKRPASEADLQRTYQLDYKLLKECDAVFSIPLDRDPGTLVELGMAIEMGKPVITYDPRRENENTMVISGSSVYSTDLDACLNGTFEVIAALRAKSL, from the coding sequence ATGGCCAACAGTGACCAGGCCCTATTAGTCGTTGGTGAATTGGTAGTGGATTATACGCTCTCCCAGAATGGTGCGATGTGTAAGCTACGCTTAGGAGGCATCTGCCACGCTGCGAGGGGGCTATGGGCTTCAAAGATTGAATACTCGGTGGCAGCTTTCTGTCCGCGATACCTGATTGATGAAGCAAAAAGCTATCTCTTTGAGTTCGGATGCAAAGAGTTCATCTGGCTTGGTGATGTGGTTGGTGCCCCTAACGTAATCCTTATCGGTGATGTGGCAGAGGTTTCGCATCAAGGTTACGAAGATTTGATGCGTGATACCAAGGTAGTGAATTTTCACAACACGCTACCGAAACTCGACACTTATCAGAAGGTCGTTGTTTTTCCTGGTAAGTTTGATATCAACACCCTAGCCAGCTTGTTTACTGAAAATACTCAGTTCTCTATTGACATTGCATACGATGTTGAGGATCTCTCATCACTCAAAGCGCTCAGAGGTCGCTTAGAAGCTATCATTATCTCAACGTCGTCTTCCCTTTTTATGAGGCTAGGGGCGGGAAATGTCGAAGAACTGTTAGATGAAGTAAACACGCTTTCGCCGAAAGTGTTTCTGCTCAAAGAAAATCGTGGCGGCAGCCGACTCTTTTATATGCGAGATGGTGGCTTCGAAGAAATACCGGCTAAGTTGAGTCAAACTGTCAATTCAGTCGGCGTTGGTGATGTCTATTCCAGTGTAATGGTGGGGCTCTCTTACAAAGGCTGGTCCGAAGCAGCGTGGCGTGGAAGCCAAGCTGCCACTGTGTACTCCCAGACTACGTTTCCCGACGATATCAAGCGCGATATACAGCGGGGATTCCTACTGTCAGTGGAGATGCTGCAAGCACTTGGTGGGACGGTGCTCCCTTGGCATGACCGGCAAACATACTCAATCTATCTTGCCGGTCCTGATTTCTCGTATGTATCAAAGCCGGAGCTCGACCATGCTATAGACAGCCTCACATATCACAATTTCAAAGTGAGACGTCCCATTTTGGAAAATGGAGAGTTAAAGCGACCTGCAAGTGAGGCTGATCTGCAGCGAACATATCAGCTGGACTACAAGCTATTGAAGGAATGCGATGCGGTCTTCTCGATTCCTCTAGACCGTGATCCTGGCACGCTTGTTGAGCTTGGGATGGCCATTGAGATGGGAAAACCGGTTATCACCTATGACCCTCGGCGCGAAAATGAAAACACTATGGTGATCTCTGGAAGTTCAGTTTACTCCACGGATCTTGACGCGTGTCTCAACGGCACTTTCGAGGTTATTGCAGCACTTAGGGCTAAATCGCTATGA